In one window of SAR202 cluster bacterium DNA:
- a CDS encoding universal stress protein produces the protein EMLFQPDLVLMEQLESLEQTEREAAAGTLKDASRSIRGLRVEHLVKTGKVVDVILKEAKSQNGDTLVAMSTHGRRGIQHWLLGSVADRVVRSGIASVMLVRPSKKKSSARTTPIKNVIVALDGSAVSEAALPVASQLAKSLKARLQLLRVIPVHDLAYSVEWIRVYEKARASMEREVTDYLEAKKRTLRDLDPKRISTVKRLGDPSEAILNLAGKAASPLIVMTSRGRGGASRTLLGSVADRVISHSAAPVLLVRSSER, from the coding sequence GAGATGTTGTTCCAGCCTGACCTGGTGCTCATGGAGCAGCTAGAGTCCCTTGAGCAGACCGAGCGAGAGGCGGCCGCGGGGACGTTGAAGGACGCCTCGAGGAGCATTCGTGGTCTCAGGGTTGAGCATCTGGTAAAGACCGGAAAGGTTGTTGATGTCATCCTGAAAGAGGCTAAATCTCAGAACGGCGACACCCTGGTAGCCATGTCTACCCATGGACGCCGTGGCATCCAGCACTGGCTCCTGGGCAGCGTCGCCGATAGGGTGGTGCGCAGCGGCATCGCCTCCGTCATGTTAGTGCGCCCGTCCAAAAAGAAAAGTTCCGCAAGGACGACCCCGATCAAAAACGTCATTGTCGCCCTGGATGGCTCGGCGGTCTCGGAAGCAGCCCTGCCTGTGGCTAGCCAGTTAGCCAAAAGCCTTAAGGCAAGACTTCAACTATTGCGAGTAATACCTGTCCATGATCTCGCCTACTCCGTCGAGTGGATACGCGTATATGAGAAGGCCCGAGCGAGCATGGAAAGGGAAGTCACCGATTATCTGGAGGCCAAGAAGCGCACCCTTAGGGACTTGGACCCGAAGCGTATCAGCACAGTCAAGCGCCTCGGCGACCCCTCTGAAGCAATATTAAACCTTGCAGGCAAAGCGGCCAGCCCCCTCATTGTCATGACTAGCCGTGGTCGGGGCGGCGCGAGCAGGACGCTTCTGGGCAGCGTGGCCGACCGCGTCATTAGCCATTCCGCAGCGCCAGTCCTGCTGGTCCGCTCCTCTGAACGTTAG